Proteins encoded within one genomic window of Amycolatopsis nigrescens CSC17Ta-90:
- the trxA gene encoding thioredoxin, translating to MTDTVKVTDKSFTDDVLTSDKPVLVDFWATWCGPCKMVAPVLEEIASEHKEKLTIAKLDIDENPHTARDYQVMSVPTLILFQGGKPVKQIVGAKPKAALLSDLSDVL from the coding sequence ATGACCGACACCGTCAAGGTGACCGACAAGAGCTTCACCGACGACGTGCTGACCAGCGACAAGCCGGTACTCGTGGACTTCTGGGCCACCTGGTGCGGGCCGTGCAAGATGGTCGCCCCGGTGCTCGAGGAGATCGCCTCGGAGCACAAGGAAAAGCTGACCATCGCGAAGCTGGACATCGACGAGAACCCGCACACTGCGCGGGACTACCAGGTGATGTCGGTGCCGACGCTGATCCTGTTCCAGGGCGGCAAGCCGGTGAAGCAGATCGTCGGGGCGAAGCCGAAGGCCGCCCTGCTGTCGGATCTTTCGGACGTGCTCTGA
- a CDS encoding D-alanine--D-alanine ligase family protein, whose translation MAERTVAVLAGGLSHERDISLRSGRRLSAALREEGLAVEEWDTDAGLLERLRSGSPDAAIVALHGGEGENGSVQTVLEMLGVPFVGTSSQGCRRAWDKPTAKAVLEKAGFATPDWVVLPHSTFRELGAQGVLDAMVERLGLPLILKPDQGGSALGMQVVRDAAELPAAMVNCFAYGDTVLAERFVDGVEVAVAVVERDGAAEALPAVEIVPESGIYDYTARYTAGLTDFFTPARLSDELAKAVGELAVAAHRELGLRDISRTDAMVSPDGTVQFLEVGLSPGLTETSTVPMAVEASGASLGAVFADLVDKAIKRAE comes from the coding sequence GTGGCCGAACGCACCGTGGCCGTTCTCGCGGGTGGCCTTTCGCACGAGCGCGACATCTCACTGCGCTCCGGCCGCCGGCTCTCCGCCGCGCTGCGGGAGGAAGGGCTCGCCGTCGAGGAATGGGACACCGACGCGGGGCTGCTGGAACGGCTGCGGTCGGGCAGCCCGGACGCGGCGATCGTCGCGCTGCACGGCGGCGAGGGGGAGAACGGTTCGGTGCAGACCGTGCTGGAGATGCTGGGCGTGCCGTTCGTCGGCACCAGCTCGCAGGGATGCCGGCGCGCGTGGGACAAGCCGACCGCGAAAGCCGTGCTGGAAAAGGCCGGATTCGCCACCCCGGACTGGGTGGTGCTCCCGCACAGCACCTTCCGCGAGCTCGGCGCGCAGGGCGTGCTGGACGCGATGGTCGAACGACTCGGCCTGCCGCTGATCCTCAAGCCGGACCAGGGTGGCTCGGCACTGGGCATGCAGGTGGTGCGGGACGCGGCGGAACTGCCGGCCGCGATGGTCAACTGTTTCGCCTACGGCGACACCGTGCTCGCCGAGCGCTTCGTCGATGGTGTGGAAGTTGCCGTGGCCGTGGTGGAGCGGGACGGCGCCGCGGAGGCACTGCCCGCGGTGGAGATCGTGCCGGAAAGCGGGATCTACGACTACACCGCGCGCTACACGGCGGGACTCACTGATTTCTTCACGCCGGCCCGGCTGTCCGACGAGCTCGCCAAGGCGGTGGGCGAGCTGGCGGTGGCGGCGCATCGGGAACTCGGCCTCCGCGACATTTCGCGTACCGACGCGATGGTCAGCCCGGACGGCACCGTGCAGTTCCTCGAAGTGGGCCTCTCGCCCGGGCTGACCGAAACCTCGACCGTGCCGATGGCCGTCGAAGCGTCCGGCGCCTCACTCGGTGCCGTTTTCGCCGATCTGGTCGACAAAGCGATCAAGCGGGCGGAGTAG
- a CDS encoding N-acetylmuramoyl-L-alanine amidase, whose product MRVLRRGDAGPDVAEIRSMLTALGLLRTDGYGSFDATVEQAVRGFQQRRGLITDGVVGPATYQALRGASFHLGSRPLAYLISSPVHGDDVFALQERLTELGYNAGRPDGAFGAQTEHALRNFQRDYGLVVDGICGAATVRALRQLSPRARGGRPVFLREQEQVRRAGPRLRGKRIVIDPGHGGTDAGAVVGDLREADIAWDLARRLEGRMKATGMEALISRGQDHSPSEVERAQFANDAGADLFLSLHSDQNASPKAQGVASFHFGTGNGTTSTVGELLAGFIQRELAARTGLQDCRTHYKTWEIFTRTRCPAVRIEIGYLTNPADRHRLSEPAFRDVVAEGILIAVKRLYLLGEGDQPTGTFTFADVLAHELAKAE is encoded by the coding sequence ATGCGGGTACTCCGCCGCGGTGACGCCGGACCGGACGTCGCCGAGATCAGGTCGATGCTCACGGCATTGGGCCTGCTCCGCACGGACGGGTATGGCTCCTTCGACGCGACGGTCGAACAGGCGGTTCGCGGCTTTCAGCAGCGGCGCGGCCTGATCACCGACGGCGTGGTGGGGCCGGCCACCTATCAGGCGTTGCGGGGCGCCAGCTTCCACCTCGGCAGCCGTCCGCTGGCTTACCTGATCTCGTCGCCGGTGCACGGCGACGACGTGTTCGCGCTGCAGGAGCGGCTGACCGAGCTCGGCTACAACGCGGGCCGCCCGGACGGCGCGTTCGGCGCGCAGACCGAACACGCGCTGCGGAACTTCCAGCGGGACTACGGCCTGGTCGTGGATGGGATCTGCGGCGCCGCCACGGTTCGCGCGCTGCGCCAGCTCTCGCCGCGGGCTCGCGGCGGCCGCCCGGTCTTCCTGCGTGAGCAGGAGCAGGTGCGCCGGGCCGGGCCACGGCTGCGCGGCAAGCGGATCGTGATCGACCCAGGGCACGGCGGTACGGACGCCGGCGCGGTCGTCGGCGACCTGCGCGAAGCCGACATCGCCTGGGACCTGGCTCGCCGCCTCGAAGGCCGGATGAAGGCCACCGGCATGGAGGCGCTGATCTCGCGCGGCCAGGACCACAGCCCGAGCGAGGTGGAACGCGCCCAGTTCGCCAACGACGCCGGCGCGGACCTGTTCCTTTCGCTGCACAGCGACCAGAACGCGTCGCCCAAGGCGCAGGGCGTGGCGAGCTTCCACTTCGGCACCGGCAACGGCACCACCTCGACCGTCGGTGAGCTGCTGGCCGGCTTCATCCAACGCGAGCTGGCCGCCCGCACCGGCCTGCAGGACTGCCGCACGCACTACAAGACCTGGGAGATCTTCACCCGCACCCGCTGCCCCGCGGTGCGCATCGAGATCGGCTACCTGACCAACCCCGCGGACCGGCACCGGCTCTCCGAGCCCGCGTTCCGGGACGTGGTCGCCGAAGGCATCCTGATCGCCGTGAAGCGGCTCTACCTGCTCGGTGAGGGCGACCAGCCCACCGGCACCTTCACCTTCGCCGACGTACTGGCCCACGAACTGGCCAAGGCCGAATAA
- a CDS encoding PLP-dependent aminotransferase family protein — translation MTASGPPEKQPAGSGHHNLDRHLDRYAARTAGMTASEIRALFAVASRPEVVSLAGGMPNLAALPLDTLSGQVAEIIAEDGLVALQYGSAHGVPALREQICEIMALEGISAHPDDVVVTVGSQMGLDMVTRLFCDPGDVVLAEGPSYVGALGSFTAYQAQVVHVTMDDDGLVPAALREALAQTEKAGKRVKFLYTIPNFHNPAGVTLAVARRAEILEICRQHGVLVVEDNPYGLLGFNGQTYPALRSTDPDNVVYLGSFSKTFASGLRVGWVLAPHAVREKLVLAAESATLCPPTLNQLIVSRYLATHDWKGQIKTFQENYRERRDAIISALEQHMPAGCSWTHPDGGFYVWVTVPPGVDTKAMLPRAVTARVAYASGTGFYADGFGSRQMRLSYCYPTPERIKEGVRRLAGVLESEMDLVRTFGSVSPRPISGPQSPSPDTA, via the coding sequence ATGACTGCTTCCGGACCGCCCGAAAAACAGCCAGCCGGCTCCGGCCACCACAACCTGGACCGGCACCTCGACCGGTATGCCGCGCGCACCGCGGGGATGACCGCGTCGGAGATCAGGGCGCTTTTCGCCGTGGCGAGCAGGCCGGAAGTGGTGTCGCTGGCAGGCGGTATGCCGAACCTCGCCGCACTGCCGCTGGACACCCTCTCCGGCCAGGTCGCCGAGATCATCGCCGAGGACGGGCTGGTCGCGCTGCAGTACGGCTCGGCGCACGGCGTACCGGCGCTGCGCGAGCAGATCTGCGAAATCATGGCGCTGGAAGGCATCTCCGCGCACCCGGACGACGTGGTGGTCACGGTCGGCTCGCAGATGGGCCTGGACATGGTCACCCGGCTGTTCTGCGATCCCGGCGACGTGGTGCTGGCGGAAGGCCCGTCGTACGTGGGCGCACTCGGCTCGTTCACCGCGTACCAGGCCCAAGTCGTGCACGTGACCATGGACGACGACGGGCTGGTGCCCGCCGCCCTGCGAGAGGCGCTCGCGCAGACCGAGAAAGCCGGTAAGCGGGTCAAGTTCCTGTACACGATTCCGAACTTCCACAACCCCGCCGGCGTGACACTGGCCGTGGCCAGGCGAGCCGAGATCCTGGAGATCTGCCGGCAGCACGGCGTGCTCGTGGTGGAGGACAACCCGTACGGGTTGCTCGGTTTCAACGGCCAGACCTACCCGGCACTGCGCTCCACCGATCCCGACAACGTGGTCTACCTCGGCTCGTTCTCGAAGACCTTCGCCTCCGGCCTCCGGGTCGGCTGGGTGCTGGCGCCGCACGCGGTGCGGGAAAAGCTCGTGCTGGCCGCCGAATCCGCGACCCTGTGCCCGCCGACGCTGAACCAGCTGATCGTGTCGCGCTATCTCGCCACGCACGACTGGAAGGGCCAGATCAAGACCTTCCAGGAGAACTACCGCGAACGCCGCGACGCGATCATCTCCGCGCTGGAACAGCACATGCCGGCCGGTTGCAGCTGGACCCATCCGGACGGCGGCTTCTACGTCTGGGTGACCGTGCCGCCAGGAGTGGACACCAAGGCGATGCTGCCGAGGGCGGTCACCGCGCGGGTGGCGTACGCGTCCGGCACCGGGTTCTACGCGGACGGTTTCGGCAGCAGGCAGATGCGCCTGTCGTACTGCTACCCGACCCCGGAGCGGATCAAGGAAGGCGTGCGACGGTTGGCCGGGGTGCTGGAGTCCGAAATGGACCTCGTCCGCACCTTCGGTAGCGTGAGCCCGCGGCCGATCTCGGGACCGCAGTCGCCCTCGCCCGACACCGCCTGA
- a CDS encoding ParB/RepB/Spo0J family partition protein produces MTERRGGLGRGLAALIPTGPVGQPEGAAAPAQAKIEPVDGGSEQGRAGANGSAPTHEGEVAGAVYREVPVSSIKPNPKQPRQVFDEEALAELEHSIREFGLMQPIVVRELGGDEYELVMGERRLRASQLAELENIPAIVRQTADEAMLRDALLENIHRVQLNPLEEASAYQQLLDEFEVTHEELAGRIGRSRPVITNTIRLLKLPLPVQRRVAAGVLSAGHARALLSLEDAGAQEELAARIVAEGLSVRATEEAVTLKKSEAPAKPKQQPRKPMQAPGLQELATRLSDSFDTRVKVDLGRRKGRIVVEFGSVDDLERIVALMDPNSTKQTRETDEG; encoded by the coding sequence ATGACCGAGCGACGAGGGGGGCTTGGCCGGGGGCTGGCCGCGCTGATTCCGACTGGGCCGGTCGGCCAGCCGGAAGGGGCCGCGGCTCCCGCCCAGGCGAAGATCGAGCCCGTCGACGGCGGGAGCGAGCAGGGCCGGGCCGGCGCGAACGGCTCGGCACCGACGCACGAAGGCGAGGTGGCCGGAGCCGTCTACCGCGAGGTTCCGGTCTCCTCGATCAAGCCCAACCCCAAGCAGCCGCGTCAGGTCTTCGACGAAGAGGCGCTGGCCGAGCTCGAGCACTCGATCCGCGAGTTCGGGCTGATGCAGCCGATCGTGGTCCGCGAGCTCGGTGGCGACGAGTACGAGCTCGTCATGGGCGAGCGACGCCTCCGGGCGTCCCAGCTGGCCGAGCTGGAGAACATCCCCGCCATCGTCCGGCAGACCGCGGATGAGGCGATGCTGCGGGACGCGCTGCTGGAGAACATCCACCGCGTCCAGCTCAATCCGCTCGAAGAGGCGTCGGCCTATCAGCAGCTGCTGGACGAGTTCGAGGTGACGCACGAGGAGCTGGCCGGCCGGATCGGCCGCAGCCGGCCGGTCATCACCAACACCATCCGGCTGCTGAAGCTGCCGCTTCCCGTGCAACGGCGGGTCGCCGCCGGGGTGCTCTCCGCCGGGCACGCCAGGGCGCTGCTGTCCCTGGAGGACGCCGGTGCGCAGGAGGAGCTCGCCGCCCGGATCGTGGCGGAGGGCTTGTCCGTGCGGGCCACCGAAGAGGCGGTCACGCTCAAGAAGAGCGAGGCGCCGGCCAAGCCGAAGCAGCAGCCGCGCAAGCCGATGCAGGCGCCGGGGCTGCAGGAGCTCGCGACCCGGCTCTCGGACAGCTTCGACACCCGGGTGAAGGTCGACCTCGGCCGCCGGAAGGGCCGGATCGTGGTCGAGTTTGGTTCGGTGGACGACCTCGAGCGGATCGTCGCCTTGATGGACCCGAATAGTACAAAACAGACACGTGAAACCGATGAAGGATGA
- a CDS encoding GNAT family N-acetyltransferase — MSRRVVGVTLDNLEQLPIKCRRCVYWELAPHLKAQAEEFGETEVEKEAWVSSVLLEWGSCGRIVYSDDLPVGFVFYAPPNAVPRSNAFPTSPPGPDAVLLTGFQVLPEFRGGGLGRMLVQAVAKDLTKRGVRAIEAFGDAQPPDPDVETGPAEHSCVVPSAFLQSVGFKTVRPHPRWPRLRLELRSAISWKEDVEAALERLLGTVSISTAEPSAARA, encoded by the coding sequence GTGTCGCGACGCGTCGTAGGCGTCACGCTGGACAACCTGGAGCAGTTGCCGATCAAGTGCCGCCGATGTGTGTACTGGGAGCTTGCGCCGCATCTGAAGGCGCAGGCCGAGGAGTTCGGCGAGACCGAGGTGGAGAAGGAAGCCTGGGTGTCCAGCGTGCTGCTGGAATGGGGCTCCTGCGGGCGGATCGTCTACAGCGACGACCTGCCGGTCGGCTTCGTGTTCTACGCACCGCCGAACGCGGTGCCGAGGTCGAACGCCTTCCCGACGTCACCGCCGGGCCCGGACGCGGTGCTGCTGACCGGTTTCCAGGTACTCCCCGAGTTCCGCGGCGGCGGGCTCGGTCGGATGCTGGTGCAGGCGGTCGCCAAGGACCTCACGAAACGCGGCGTGCGCGCGATCGAGGCGTTCGGCGACGCCCAGCCGCCCGATCCCGATGTCGAGACCGGCCCGGCCGAGCACAGCTGCGTGGTGCCGTCCGCCTTCCTGCAGAGCGTCGGCTTCAAGACCGTCCGGCCGCACCCGCGGTGGCCCAGGTTGCGCCTGGAGCTGCGTTCGGCGATCAGCTGGAAGGAAGACGTGGAGGCCGCGCTCGAACGGCTCCTTGGCACGGTGAGCATCAGCACCGCCGAGCCCAGCGCCGCCCGCGCCTGA